The following proteins are encoded in a genomic region of Glycine max cultivar Williams 82 chromosome 18, Glycine_max_v4.0, whole genome shotgun sequence:
- the LOC100805563 gene encoding UDP-glycosyltransferase 83A1, protein MSYPHFLVMPYPILGHMNPLLQFSQVLANHGCKITFLITEFNQKRMKSEIDHLGAQIKFVTLPDGLDPEDDRSDQPKVILSLRNTMPTKLHRLIQDINNNNNALDGDNNKITCLVVSKNIGWALEVAHKLGIKGALLWPASATSLASFESIPRLIDEGIIDSETGLPTRKQEIQLLPNSPMMDTANLPWCSLGKNFFLHMVEDTQSLKLGEWWLCNTTCDLEPGALAMWPRFLSIGPLMQSDTNKSSFWREDTTCLHWLDQHPPQSVVYVSFGSLAIVEPNQFNELAIGLDLLNKPFLWVVRPSNENNKVNNTYPNEFHGSKGKIIGWAPQKKILNHPAIACFITHCGWNSIIEGVCGGIPFLCWPFFSDQFINKSYICDVWKVGLGLDQDENGLIMKGEIRKKVEQLLGNEDIKARSVKLKELTVNNFDEGGQSSQNIEKFINWAKD, encoded by the exons ATGAGTTACCCACACTTTCTTGTTATGCCTTATCCAATTCTAGGACACATGAATCCACTTCTGCAGTTCTCTCAGGTTTTGGCCAACCATGGCTGCAAAATAACCTTTTTGATCACTGAGTTCAACCAAAAGAGAATGAAGAGTGAAATTGACCACTTGGGAGCACAGATAAAGTTTGTGACACTCCCAGATGGTTTGGATCCAGAAGATGACAGAAGTGACCAACCGAAGGTGATTTTGTCACTCAGAAACACCATGCCTACTAAGCTTCACAGGCTCATACAAgacatcaataataataataatgctttggatggtgacaacaacaagaTCACTTGTCTGGTTGTTTCTAAGAACATAGGATGGGCCTTGGAAGTTGCACACAAATTGGGAATCAAAGGGGCTCTTCTGTGGCCTGCTTCCGCTACTTCGCTGGCCTCTTTTGAGTCCATACCAAGGCTCATTGATGAAGGAATTATAGACTCTGAAACTG GACTTCCTACCAGAAAACAGGAGATTCAGCTTTTACCAAATTCGCCTATGATGGACACGGCAAATCTACCATGGTGTAGCCTTGGTAAGAACTTTTTCCTTCACATGGTAGAAGATACTCAAAGTTTGAAGTTAGGAGAATGGTGGCTTTGCAACACCACTTGTGATCTTGAGCCAGGAGCACTTGCCATGTGGCCAAGGTTCCTTTCAATTGGCCCATTGATGCAAAGTGACACCAACAAAAGCTCATTCTGGAGAGAAGACACAACTTGCCTACATTGGTTGGATCAACATCCACCCCAATCTGTTGTGTATGTTTCTTTTGGAAGTTTGGCAATAGTGGAACCAAACCAATTCAATGAATTAGCTATTGGGCTTGATCTCCTTAACAAGCCTTTTCTTTGGGTTGTACGTCCAAGTAATGAGAATAACAAGGTAAACAATACATACCCAAATGAATTCCATGGATCTAAAGGTAAAATTATTGGATGGGCTCCACAAAAGAAGATATTGAACCACCCTGCCATAGCTTGCTTCATTACCCATTGTGGTTGGAATTCTATCATAGAAGGTGTATGTGGTGGCATACCTTTCTTGTGTTGGCCATTTTTCAGTGACCAATTTATTAATAAGTCATATATTTGTGATGTGTGGAAGGTTGGACTGGGATTAGACCAGGATGAGAATGGATTAATAATGAAGGGAGAGATAAGGAAGAAGGTGGAGCAACTGCTTGGGAACGAAGATATAAAAGCAAGATCAGTGAAGCTGAAGGAATTGACCGTGAATAACTTTGACGAAGGTGGTCAATCTTCACAGAATATCGAAAAGTTTATCAATTGGGCCAAGGATTAA
- the LOC100806089 gene encoding UDP-glycosyltransferase 83A1: MGIPHFLVIPYPVLGHVNPLMQLSEALTKHGCKITFLNTEFSHKRANNAGAGLDNLKESGIKFVTLPDGLEPEDDRSDHEKVILSIQSNMPSLLPKLIEDINALDAENSITCIVATMNMGWALEIGHKLGIEGALLWTASATSLAACYCIPRLIDDGIIDSEGVATKKQEFQLSLNMPMMDPADLPWGGLRKVFFPQIVKEMKILELGEWWLCNTTCDLEPGALAISPRFLPIGPLMESDTNKNSFWEEDITCLDWLDQQPPQSVVYVSFGSLAIVEPNQFKELALGLDLLNMPFLWVVRSDNNNKVNSAYPDEFHGSKGKIVNWVPQRKILNHPAIACFISHCGWNSTIEGVCSGIPFLCWPFFSDQFVNRSYICDVWKVGLKLDKDGNGLILKGEIRKKVDQLLGNEDIKARSLKLKELTVNNSVNGDQSSKNLEKFINWAK, from the exons ATGGGTATCCCTCACTTTCTCGTTATACCATATCCAGTTCTGGGTCATGTGAATCCCCTTATGCAATTGTCTGAGGCTCTAACCAAGCATGGCTGCAAAATCACATTTCTGAACACAGAGTTCAGCCACAAAAGAGCAAACAACGCTGGTGCTGGACTAGACAACCTTAAGGAATCAGGAATCAAGTTTGTGACACTCCCAGATGGCTTGGAACCTGAAGATGATAGAAGTGACCATGAGAAAGTTATTTTGTCTATCCAAAGCAACATGCCTTCTTTGCTTCCAAAGCTCATAGAAGATATCAATGCTTTGGATGCTGAGAATAGCATAACTTGCATAGTTGCTACTATGAATATGGGTTGGGCCTTGGAAATTGGACACAAACTTGGAATTGAAGGAGCTCTTCTTTGGACTGCATCTGCAACTTCCTTGGCTGCATGCTATTGCATTCCAAGGCTGATTGATGATGGAATTATAGACTCAGAAG GAGTAGCAACCAAGAAACAAGAATTCCAGCTTTCCCTAAATATGCCTATGATGGACCCTGCAGACCTTCCATGGGGTGGCCTACGTAAGGTTTTCTTCCCTCAAATAGTTAAAGAGATGAAAATCTTGGAGTTAGGAGAATGGTGGCTTTGCAACACCACTTGTGATCTTGAGCCTGGAGCACTTGCCATATCTCCAAGGTTCCTCCCAATTGGCCCATTGATGGAAAGTGACACCAACAAAAATTCATTCTGGGAAGAGGACATAACTTGCCTAGATTGGTTGGATCAGCAGCCACCTCAATCTGTTGTGTATGTTTCTTTTGGTAGTTTAGCAATAGTTGAACCTAACCAATTCAAAGAACTAGCTCTAGGACTTGATCTCCTTAACATGCCTTTTCTTTGGGTTGTACGTTCCGACAATAATAACAAGGTAAATAGTGCATACCCTGATGAATTCCATGGAAGTAAAGGTAAAATTGTCAATTGGGTGCCTCAGAGGAAGATATTGAACCACCCTGCCATAGCTTGCTTCATTAGTCACTGTGGTTGGAATTCAACTATAGAAGGTGTATGCAGTGGCATACCTTTCTTGTGTTGGCCATTTTTCTCTGACCAATTTGTTAATAGGTCGTATATTTGTGACGTGTGGAAGGTTGGATTGAAATTAGACAAGGATGGAAATGGATTAATACTGAAGGGAGAGATAAGGAAGAAGGTGGACCAATTGCTTGGGAATGAAGACATCAAAGCTAGATCGTTGAAACTGAAGGAATTGACTGTGAATAACTCAGTTAATGGTGATCAATCTTCAAAGAATCTAGAAAAGTTTATTAACTGGGCAAAGTAG
- the LOC100800400 gene encoding UDP-glycosyltransferase 83A1 — MTIPHFLLIPYPVLGHVNPLIHLSQILVKHGCNITFLNTEFSHKRLNNNTGSGSGLDNLKTSGIKFVTLPDGLSPEDDRSDQKKVVLSIKTNMPSMLPKLIHDVNALDVNNKITCLVVTLSMTWALKVGHNLGIKGALLWPASATSLAMCDFIPKLIHDGVIDSYGVPIRRQEIQLSPNMPMMDTENFPWRGHDKLHFDHLVQEMQTMRLGEWWLCNSTCNLEPAAFFISPRLLPIGPLMGSESNKSSFWEEDTTCLEWLDQQLPQSVVYVSFGSMAVMDPNQFNELALGLDLLDKPFIWVVRPSNDNKVSINEYPHEFHGSRGKIVGWAPQKKILNHPALACFMSHCGWNSTVEGVSGGIPFLCWPFAKDQHVNKSYVCDVWKIGLGLDKDENGIISKGEIRKKVEKLLLDEDIKARSLKLKESTMNNIGKFGQSTKNLEKFINWAK, encoded by the exons ATGACCATCCCTCACTTTCTTCTTATACCATATCCAGTTCTTGGCCATGTGAATCCCCTTATCCACTTGTCTCAGATTCTAGTCAAACATGGTTGCAATATCACTTTTCTGAACACAGAGTTCAGCCACAAAAGGTTGAACAACAACACTGGTTCTGGTTCTGGCCTAGACAACCTCAAGACATCAGGGATAAAGTTTGTGACACTCCCTGATGGCTTAAGCCCTGAAGATGATAGAAGTGACCAGAAGAAAGTTGTTCTCTCAATCAAAACCAACATGCCTTCTATGCTTCCCAAGCTCATACATGATGTCAATGCTTTAGATGTCAACAATAAGATCACTTGTTTGGTTGTCACATTGAGCATGACTTGGGCTTTGAAAGTTGGCCACAATTTGGGAATCAAAGGGGCTCTTCTATGGCCGGCATCAGCAACTTCATTGGCCATGTGTGATTTCATCCCAAAGCTAATTCATGATGGGGTTATAGATTCATatg GGGTTCCCATCAGAAGACAAGAGATTCAACTCTCCCCAAATATGCCTATGATGGACACAGAGAACTTTCCATGGCGTGGCCATGATAAGTTGCACTTTGACCATCTTGTGCAAGAGATGCAAACTATGAGGCTAGGAGAATGGTGGCTTTGCAACTCTACTTGTAACCTTGAGCCTGCAGCGTTTTTCATATCACCAAGGCTCCTACCAATTGGTCCACTGATGGGGAGTGAGAGCAACAAAAGTTCATTCTGGGAAGAAGACACAACTTGTCTGGAGTGGTTAGATCAGCAACTACCTCAATCTGTTGTGTATGTTTCTTTTGGAAGTATGGCAGTGATGGACCCCAACCAATTTAATGAATTGgctcttggacttgatcttctTGACAAGCCTTTTATTTGGGTTGTACGTCCAAGTAATGACAACAAGGTAAGTATTAATGAATACCCACATGAATTCCATGGAAGTAGAGGCAAAATTGTGGGTTGGGCGCCACAAAAGAAGATATTGAACCACCCTGCATTGGCTTGCTTCATGAGCCACTGTGGTTGGAATTCTACTGTGGAAGGTGTGTCTGGTGGCATACCTTTCTTGTGCTGGCCATTTGCCAAGGATCAACATGTTAACAAGTCATATGTTTGTGATGTGTGGAAGATTGGACTTGGATTAGACAAGGATGAAAATGGGATCATTTCTAAGGGAGAGATAAGGAAGAAGGTGGAGAAACTGCTTCTTGATGAAGACATAAAAGCAAGATCATTGAAATTGAAGGAATCGACTATGAACAACATAGGCAAATTTGGTCAGTCTACAAAAAATCTAGAGAAGTTTATCAACTGGGCAAAGTAA
- the LOC100800937 gene encoding UDP-glycosyltransferase 83A1 yields the protein MLMGIPHFLCIPFPVQGHVNPLMQFSQLLAKHGCKVTFVHTEFNHKRAKTSGADNLEHSQVGLVTLPDGLDAEDDRSDVTKVLLSIKSNMPALLPKLIEDVNALDVDKKITCIIVTFTMSWALEVGHRLGIKGALLCPASATSLASVACIPKLIDDGIIDSQGLPTKKQEIQLSPNMPTMNTQNFPWRGFNKIFFDHLVQELQTSELGEWWLCNTTYDLEPGAFSISPKFLSIGPLMESESNKSSFWEEDTTCLEWLDQQQPQSVIYVSFGSLAVLDPNQFGELALALDLLDKPFIWVVRPSNDNKENANAYPHDFHGSKGKIIGWAPQKKILNHPALACFISHCGWNSTLEGVCGGVPFLCWPLAQDQFVNKSHICDVWKVGLGLDKDENGFISKGEIRKKVEQLLGDDCIKARSLKLKELTLNNTVEGGHSSKNLKNFISWAD from the exons ATGCTAATGGGCATCCCTCACTTTCTTTGTATACCATTTCCAGTTCAAGGACATGTGAACCCCCTTATGCAATTCTCTCAGCTTTTGGCCAAGCATGGTTGCAAGGTCACTTTTGTGCACACTGAGTTCAACCACAAACGAGCCAAGACTTCTGGTGCTGACAACCTCGAGCATTCGCAAGTAGGGTTGGTGACTCTCCCTGATGGTTTGGATGCTGAAGATGACAGAAGTGATGTTACGAAAGTTCTTTTGTCTATTAAAAGCAACATGCCTGCTTTGCTTCCAAAGCTCATAGAAGATGTTAATGCCTTGGATGTTGACAAAAAGATCACATGTATTATTGTTACATTTACTATGAGTTGGGCTTTGGAAGTTGGCCACAGACTGGGAATCAAAGGGGCTCTTCTCTGTCCAGCATCTGCAACTTCCTTGGCTTCTGTTGCTTGCATCCCAAAGCTGATTGATGATGGCATTATTGATTCTCAAG GACTTCCTaccaaaaaacaagaaattcaACTCTCTCCAAATATGCCTACGATGAACACACAAAACTTTCCATGGCGTGGCTTTAATAAGATATTCTTTGACCATCTTGTGCAAGAGCTGCAAACTTCGGAGTTAGGAGAGTGGTGGCTTTGCAACACTACTTATGATCTTGAGCCTGGAGCATTTTCCATATCACCAAAGTTCCTATCCATTGGGCCATTGATGGAGAGTGAGAGCAACAAAAGTTCATTCTGGGAAGAAGACACAACTTGCTTAGAGTGGTTAGAtcaacaacaacctcaatctgtcATATATGTTTCCTTTGGCAGTTTAGCAGTATTGGATCCAAACCAATTTGGAGAATTAGCTCTTGCACTTGATCTCCTTGACAAGCCTTTTATTTGGGTTGTACGTCCAAGTAATGACAACAAGGAAAATGCTAATGCATACCCACATGATTTTCATGGAAGTAAAGGTAAAATAATTGGTTGGGCACCACAGAAGAAGATATTGAACCACCCTGCATTGGCTTGCTTCATTAGTCACTGTGGTTGGAATTCTACCCTTGAAG GTGTATGTGGTGGCGTACCTTTCTTGTGTTGGCCATTAGCCCAGGATCAGTTTGTTAACAAGTCACATATTTGTGATGTGTGGAAGGTTGGATTGGGATTAGACAAGGATGAGAATGGATTCATATCAAAGGGAGAGATAAGGAAGAAGGTAGAGCAATTACTTGGTGATGACTGCATAAAAGCAAGGTCATTGAAACTGAAGGAATTGACCTTGAATAACACAGTAGAAGGTGGTCACTCTTCAAAGAATCTCAAAAACTTTATCAGCTGGGCAGATTAA
- the LOC100306416 gene encoding histone H3.2 — translation MARTKQTARKSTGGKAPRKQLATKAARKSAPATGGVKKPHRFRPGTVALREIRKYQKSTELLIRKLPFQRLVREIAQDFKTDLRFQSSAVSALQEAAEAYLVGLFEDTNLCAIHAKRVTIMPKDIQLARRIRGERA, via the coding sequence ATGGCTCGTACGAAGCAAACCGCTCGCAAGTCCACCGGTGGCAAGGCGCCACGTAAGCAGCTCGCCACCAAGGCCGCTCGGAAGTCCGCTCCGGCGACCGGAGGAGTGAAGAAGCCCCACCGCTTCAGGCCGGGAACCGTGGCGCTGAGGGAAATCAGAAAGTACCAGAAGAGCACCGAGCTTCTCATCAGGAAGCTTCCGTTTCAGAGGCTCGTGAGAGAAATCGCGCAGGATTTCAAGACCGATTTGCGTTTCCAGAGCAGCGCTGTTTCCGCGCTTCAGGAGGCTGCTGAGGCTTACCTCGTTGGGTTGTTCGAGGACACTAACCTCTGCGCGATTCATGCTAAGAGGGTTACCATTATGCCCAAGGATATCCAGCTTGCACGCAGGATCAGAGGCGAGAGGGCTTAG